TGTCAGCCACGACGCCGCCGAGCTGCGCCAGCTCGCGACACAAATCGTGATGCTGAAGCAGGGTCGCGTGACGTCGTTCGGCGGGGTGAAGGTGCTGACGTAGGGCGACGTGCGTGTGCTGGTGACGTCCCGTCCTTGCCTCACCACCGCAGTCATGCCCCGGCTCGACCGGGGCATCCAGTACGCCGCGGCTGCTCCGTGTCCGCGCACCGTCTCTGGAATACTGGATTGCCCGCTTTCGCGGGCAATGACAGCGAGGTGTGTCTACCAGCCGCGATCGACGTTGCGCACCTCACCGGTGCGGGCATCGACATCGACCTCCATCCAGCGACCGGTGCGGTCGCGGCCTTCGATCTGCCATTCATCGCCGAGGAAGTTCGTGTGCGAGACCGTCATGACGCCGATGTCGGTCGCGACGTCGAGCGCGACTTGCATCGAGATCTGGTCGCCGGTGTCGTAGGCCATCGCCGGCGCAGCCGATCCGAGACCGATCGCGACGATGGCAGGCAAGATGAAACTTCGCATGGAACTGCTCCTGTCAAAGACGTTGACCGTCACGCGAAGAACGAGCAACGCAGCAGGGTGTTCCGGAACCGGCGGTCACGAGGGCGCGCAAATCTTCAGCGGTTGCGGCGATTTGGCGGCGGTTTCGTGCGAACTGCACCACGCCATCGGAGCGCATTCAGCACGCACCAGCATTGCAACCAGCGACGACCCCTTCGTAGGGTGGGCAAAGGCGCGCTCTTCGCGCGCCGTGCCCACGTCTTCTTTTGGTGGGCACGGCGCAAGGGCGCCTTTGCCCACCCTACGGCAGCAGCGTCCACGGTGGCGTCAGACCCCCGCCACCGAGGTCCACACATCCGCCAGCTTGCGCCGCAGCGCCTGCCGGCGCGTCAGCGGCGCGGGCGGCTCCTCGTCTTCGGGCAGGCGCAAGCCGACGACGTTGACGCGGCCGCCGGAGATGCTGCGCGCGACCAGCACGATCGCGTCCAGCGGCAGCTCGGCGCCCTCTTTCGGGGCGCGGTCGAGATGGACGTCGAAATAATCGGCGAGCGTCAGCTTGCCCTCGTCCTCACTGATCTTGACGCCGTAGATCTCGGCAAGCTCGGCCAGTGTGTGCTCCCCGGAGACCATGAAGTCGCCGAGCAGATGCGGATCGGGCGCCGAGCTCGGCTGCATGTCGACGAAGAAGCGGTCGAGCGCCTCGGCCTTCTCCGGCGGTGCCAGCAGATAGATGTAGTCGCCGGGCGCGATCGGATCGGCTTCCGTCGGCGTCAGGATGTTCTCGTTGCGGATCACCAAGGTCGGCTTGGACCAGGACGGGATCAGGCCGCGGCGGAAATAGAGGCTCTTGGATCGCACCGGATAGCCGACGAGCTGCTGCTCGAGCTGGCCGGGCAGATCGAGCTCGACGCGGCGCGGGCCGCGCTCGGCGCGCGGCAGCGCAACGTGCAGCTTGCGCGCGGCCGGCGCCAGCGTCCAGCCCTGCAGCAGCAGCGAGATGATGACGACGACAAAGGCGACGTCGAAATAGAGATAGGCTTTTGACAGGCCGACCAGCATCGGGATCGAGGCGAGGAAGATCGCGACCGCGCCGCGCAGGCCGGTCCAGGCGATGAAGATCTTTTCGCGCCAGTTGAAGCGGAACGGCGCGAGGCACACGAATACCGCGAGCGGCCGGGCCACCAGCATCAGGACCAGCGCGACGGCGACGGCCGGCAGCACGCTGGCGCCGAGCCGGCTCGGCGAGACCAGCAGGCCCAGCAGCACGAACATCACGATCTGCGCCAGCCAGGTCGCGGCATCGAGGAAGGTGACGACCGAATTATGCGCGCGGGTCGGGCGGTTGCCGATGATGATGCCGGCGAGATAGACCGCGAGAAAGCCCGAGGCATGCATGATCTGCGAGCCGCCGAAGATCACCAGCGCACCAGTGGTGACGAACGGCGCATGCAGGCCCTGCGGCAACGCCACCTGGTTCAGCGCGATGACGACGAGCCGTCCGCCGATGACGCCGACGACGGCGCCCAGCACCGCCTCCTGGACGAACTCCATCAGCACATGGCCGGGCGAGCTCGAGCCGAGCGAGATGTATTCCACCAGCATCAGCGTGAGGAAGATCGCGAACGGATCGTTGGTGCCGGATTCCGCCTCAAGCGTCGCGCCGACGCGTGGGCGCAGGCGCAGCCCCTGGGTGTGCACCAGCAGGAACACGGCGGCGGCGTCGGTCGAGGCGACCACGGCGCCGACCAGCAGCGATTCCGCCCAGTTGAGATCGAGCGCAAATTTCGCGAACGGCGCCGTGACCAGCGCGGTCAGCAGCACGCCGACGGTAGCGAGCACCAGGGACGGGGCGAGCACGGTGCGGATGCTGGCAAAGCGCGTCTTCAGGCCGCCGTCGAACAGGATCAAAGCGAGGGCCACCGAGCCGACCAGATAGGTGGTGCCGACGTCATTGAACTGGATCTGCCCGGGGCCGGAATCCCCGGCGAGCATGCCGATGGCAAGGAAGACGAGCAGCAAGGGCGCGCCGAAGCGCAGCGCAAGCAGGCTCGACAGGATACCGGCCATCACCAGGACGGCGCCGAGCAAAATGGCGAGGCTGAAGGAGTCGAGGGAGGCCATCCACCTTCCGGGTACAAATCGCTGGATTTTCATCCTTATCGTCGGCATTCCCCCGCGCCAACCCATTTTCGCGGCTCGCGGCAATCTGCCCGTATTTTGCGGCCTTAACGCGCCTCACTTCACGGTGTATCGATGGCCGGTCCGCACCCTTTGTGGGATTCTGCGGCGCCCTCGAATCAATCCTCTCCCCGCCTTCCGACGAGACCGATGGACATGGACCTCAAAGACTTCATGGAGTTCGTGCAGACGACCGCGCGCAGCGTCGGGGCGGAGATTTCCTCGCCCTGGTTCTACCTGCAATTTGGTCTCATTCTCGCGGCAGCCGGCCTCGCCTATGCCGCGGAAGCCGGCATTCGCAATCGCGTCGACATGACATCGCTGGCGATGGGCTGGCCGCTGCCGCTGCGGCACTTCTCGCGGGTGATGATGTCGAGCGCCTCGACGGCGGTGTTCACCCTGCTCGTGATCGTCTGCCGCGTGGTGATGTACCATGCGACCTGGCCGAGCCGCTCCTATCTGCTGATGGTCGCCGCCAAGATGGGGCTGGCCTGGCTCGTGATCCGGCTGGTGACCTCGGTCCTGCGCAACGCCTTCATCGTCAAGCTGGTCTCGATCACCGCCTGGTTCGTCGCGGCGCTGTCCATCATCGGCCAGCTCGATTCGACCGTCGATCTGCTCGATTCCTTCGCCATCGTGCTCGGCGGCCTCAGGCTGACGCCGCTCCTCGTCATCAAGGCCGGCGCGCTGCTGCTGATCGCGCTCTGGGCCACCAACATCGCCAGCAATTTCGCCGAGAGCCGGATCAATTCGACCACCGATCTGACCCCGTCGGTGCAGGTGCTGCTGGTCAAGATCATCCGCATCGGGCTGCTTGCCGTCGCCATCGTGATCGCGCTCGGCGCGGTTGGCATCGACCTCTCGGCGCTCGCGGTATTCTCCGGCGCGGTCGGCGTCGGCATCGGTATCGGCCTGCAGAAGATCGTCGCCAATTTCATCTCGGGCATCATCCTGCTCGCCGACAAGTCGGTGAAGCCGGGCGACCTCGTCACCATCGGCGACAACACCGGGCGCATCAGCGCGATGAAGACGCGCTATATTTCCGTCGCCGCAGGCGACGGCCGCGAATTCCTGGTGCCGAACGAGGACCTGGTGACGCAGAAGGTCGTCAACTGGACCTATACCGACAAGAACACGCTGGTGAAGATCGCCTTCGGCACCAATTACGACGCCGACCCGCGCGTGGTCACCAAGCTCGCCGCCGAGACCGCCGCCGCCCATCCGCGCGCGACGAAGGGCAAGCCGCCGAACAGCATTTTGACCGAGTTCGCCGAGGCCGGGATGAAGTTCTCGCTGACCTTCTGGATCGCGGACCCCGACGGCATGGACAACGTCAAGAGCGACGTCATGCTGGCGCTGTGGGACGCCTTCAAGCGCGAGGGCATCCGGGTTCCCTACCCCGTCCGCGAAATCCGCGTCCGCGGCGGCGCCCTGCCGGTCGAAACCACCGTAGAAGTCCCGAATTAGGCCCGCTTTCGGGCGCAAAGACCACGCTCGGCTTGCATGAAGGCGGGCAATCATTAAATTAGGGCCTGAAATCAAGCTTTTCCGCCGACATCGAGATTCAGCCCGGAAGACCGCACAAGCATGAGCTACGTCGAAGCC
This is a stretch of genomic DNA from Bradyrhizobium sp. CB2312. It encodes these proteins:
- a CDS encoding potassium/proton antiporter encodes the protein MASLDSFSLAILLGAVLVMAGILSSLLALRFGAPLLLVFLAIGMLAGDSGPGQIQFNDVGTTYLVGSVALALILFDGGLKTRFASIRTVLAPSLVLATVGVLLTALVTAPFAKFALDLNWAESLLVGAVVASTDAAAVFLLVHTQGLRLRPRVGATLEAESGTNDPFAIFLTLMLVEYISLGSSSPGHVLMEFVQEAVLGAVVGVIGGRLVVIALNQVALPQGLHAPFVTTGALVIFGGSQIMHASGFLAVYLAGIIIGNRPTRAHNSVVTFLDAATWLAQIVMFVLLGLLVSPSRLGASVLPAVAVALVLMLVARPLAVFVCLAPFRFNWREKIFIAWTGLRGAVAIFLASIPMLVGLSKAYLYFDVAFVVVIISLLLQGWTLAPAARKLHVALPRAERGPRRVELDLPGQLEQQLVGYPVRSKSLYFRRGLIPSWSKPTLVIRNENILTPTEADPIAPGDYIYLLAPPEKAEALDRFFVDMQPSSAPDPHLLGDFMVSGEHTLAELAEIYGVKISEDEGKLTLADYFDVHLDRAPKEGAELPLDAIVLVARSISGGRVNVVGLRLPEDEEPPAPLTRRQALRRKLADVWTSVAGV
- a CDS encoding mechanosensitive ion channel domain-containing protein, whose protein sequence is MDMDLKDFMEFVQTTARSVGAEISSPWFYLQFGLILAAAGLAYAAEAGIRNRVDMTSLAMGWPLPLRHFSRVMMSSASTAVFTLLVIVCRVVMYHATWPSRSYLLMVAAKMGLAWLVIRLVTSVLRNAFIVKLVSITAWFVAALSIIGQLDSTVDLLDSFAIVLGGLRLTPLLVIKAGALLLIALWATNIASNFAESRINSTTDLTPSVQVLLVKIIRIGLLAVAIVIALGAVGIDLSALAVFSGAVGVGIGIGLQKIVANFISGIILLADKSVKPGDLVTIGDNTGRISAMKTRYISVAAGDGREFLVPNEDLVTQKVVNWTYTDKNTLVKIAFGTNYDADPRVVTKLAAETAAAHPRATKGKPPNSILTEFAEAGMKFSLTFWIADPDGMDNVKSDVMLALWDAFKREGIRVPYPVREIRVRGGALPVETTVEVPN